From Butyricimonas paravirosa, one genomic window encodes:
- a CDS encoding UpxY family transcription antiterminator, which produces MVACNKLNWYAAYTRVNQELLIKRKLDELGIENFLPQEEQVRETPVGRKKIRVLLIHGLIFIRTDKATSFSLINDHSLNIVYLKDIEGRHSLIVPDKQMQDFMFLLDFSTGSVEVLNKGIKRGDRVRVIKGPLQGLEGELVRLKNHKRVIIRLDGVASIATSYIPSSFLERIE; this is translated from the coding sequence ATGGTTGCGTGTAACAAGTTAAACTGGTATGCTGCTTATACCCGTGTAAATCAGGAATTATTGATCAAAAGAAAGCTGGATGAACTGGGGATCGAGAATTTTTTGCCCCAGGAAGAACAGGTGCGAGAAACACCCGTTGGACGTAAAAAGATCCGGGTACTTTTGATTCATGGGTTAATATTTATCCGGACGGATAAGGCAACAAGTTTTTCCTTGATAAATGATCATTCGTTGAATATTGTTTATTTGAAAGATATTGAGGGACGCCATTCGCTGATCGTTCCGGATAAACAAATGCAGGATTTCATGTTTTTGTTGGATTTCTCAACTGGTAGCGTGGAGGTTTTGAACAAAGGAATCAAACGGGGTGATCGGGTAAGAGTTATTAAAGGTCCCTTGCAAGGATTGGAAGGTGAGTTGGTACGTTTGAAAAATCATAAACGTGTAATTATTCGTTTGGATGGGGTAGCCTCTATTGCTACTTCTTATATTCCAAGTTCGTTTCTTGAAAGAATAGAGTGA